The Bacteroidetes Order II. bacterium genome has a window encoding:
- a CDS encoding tyrosine--tRNA ligase, producing the protein MSHFLPLDVQLAHIKRGAEEIIPEADLIKKLKRSLETNKPLVVKLGCDPSRPDLHLGHAVVLRKLRQFQDLGHKIVLIVGDFTGMIGDPSGRSKTRPALTLEDTRINGASYFEQASKILNPEKTEIVYNSDWLGKMSFTEVIQLAGKYTVARMLERDEFSKRFKAGEPISIHEFLYPLAQAQDSVHLKADIELGGTDQKFNLLVGRDVQSAVGQEPQVCITLPILEGLDGVQKMSKSLDNYIGISEAPEQMYGKTLSIPDALIYRYVELATDVPTDELPNWKVRAEQDPRNAKHDLAWTIVRMYHGELAANDARGHFEKTVIRKEVPDEMPEFSTSGEIGLLNLIRESGLAASNGEARRLVVQGGVSIDGVKVSDPMFTLNIAEQAPFVLKVGKLKFIKIIQA; encoded by the coding sequence ATGTCTCATTTTTTACCTTTGGATGTCCAGTTGGCCCACATTAAACGTGGTGCAGAAGAAATCATTCCGGAAGCGGATTTGATTAAGAAACTCAAGCGATCGCTTGAAACAAATAAACCGCTTGTAGTCAAATTAGGATGCGATCCCAGTCGTCCAGACCTTCACTTAGGCCATGCTGTGGTATTGCGTAAGCTCAGGCAATTTCAGGACTTAGGTCATAAGATTGTCTTAATTGTAGGTGATTTTACTGGGATGATCGGAGACCCTAGTGGACGCTCTAAAACCCGTCCCGCACTTACGCTTGAGGATACCCGCATTAATGGAGCCTCATATTTTGAACAGGCTTCTAAAATCCTGAATCCGGAAAAAACCGAAATTGTTTATAATTCCGATTGGCTTGGGAAAATGTCGTTTACCGAGGTGATTCAGTTGGCGGGGAAATATACGGTTGCTCGTATGCTGGAGCGGGACGAATTCTCTAAGCGGTTTAAAGCGGGAGAACCCATTTCCATTCATGAATTCCTATACCCTTTAGCACAAGCGCAAGACTCGGTTCACCTGAAGGCCGATATCGAATTGGGCGGGACGGATCAGAAATTTAACTTGCTGGTTGGGCGCGACGTTCAATCTGCGGTGGGGCAGGAGCCGCAAGTCTGTATCACCTTGCCAATTTTAGAGGGCTTAGATGGTGTCCAGAAAATGTCTAAGTCTTTAGATAATTACATCGGTATTTCGGAAGCACCAGAGCAAATGTATGGAAAAACTCTTTCGATTCCGGATGCGTTGATTTACCGTTATGTGGAGTTGGCCACGGACGTACCAACAGATGAATTGCCAAATTGGAAAGTGCGTGCCGAACAGGATCCTCGGAATGCAAAACACGACTTGGCTTGGACTATTGTTCGGATGTATCATGGAGAATTGGCCGCCAATGATGCCCGTGGGCACTTCGAGAAAACCGTGATTCGCAAGGAAGTACCAGACGAAATGCCGGAGTTTTCTACGAGTGGAGAGATTGGATTATTAAATCTGATCCGAGAAAGTGGTTTGGCGGCATCGAATGGGGAAGCACGGCGCTTGGTGGTGCAAGGCGGGGTTTCCATAGACGGCGTAAAGGTTTCTGATCCCATGTTCACCCTTAATATTGCGGAACAAGCGCCTTTTGTGCTGAAAGTGGGGAAATTAAAGTTTATAAAAATAATCCAAGCCTGA
- the smpB gene encoding SsrA-binding protein SmpB, with translation MAKQIQPDKTIMTNRRARHEYHIEDEYEAGIVLTGTEVKSIRDGKINLQDAFCEIRSDGAYLIGAHISPYSHGGQYFNHEPVRGRRLLLHSREIKKMARAKEQKGYTLVPLSVYLKNKRVKIAIGVAKGKKLYDKRETIAERDSARELDRVRKSIRRSDDDD, from the coding sequence ATGGCGAAACAGATTCAGCCCGATAAAACAATTATGACCAACCGCCGGGCACGGCACGAGTACCACATAGAAGATGAATATGAGGCCGGTATTGTATTAACCGGAACCGAAGTGAAATCCATTCGCGATGGAAAAATTAACCTTCAGGATGCATTTTGTGAAATTCGGTCGGACGGCGCTTACCTGATCGGTGCCCATATTTCGCCGTATTCGCATGGCGGGCAATACTTTAATCATGAACCCGTTCGTGGGCGGCGGTTGTTATTGCATAGCCGTGAAATCAAAAAAATGGCCCGCGCCAAAGAACAAAAAGGTTATACCTTGGTGCCGCTTTCGGTGTACCTCAAGAATAAACGGGTTAAAATCGCTATTGGTGTGGCCAAAGGTAAAAAGTTGTATGACAAACGGGAAACCATCGCGGAGCGTGATTCGGCACGGGAGTTAGACCGCGTTCGGAAAAGCATCCGACGATCCGATGATGATGACTAA